The DNA window GGAGATCCCGACGCGTGGGTCATATCCGGGGAGGACAAGAGACCCAAAATTGGGAAAGAGTGGTGTGCCCTGACTTCGGGGGCCCCCTCTTGGTCCAGCCGGGGAAGCCGGGATTCCTGGGTCCCTCGGGATAAAGCCTTGGTCGTGGGTAAACTCAGAACCTCCAAATCTGGGTTCCTGGCATCCGGAACCCAGGGGTTTCTGCGGGCGGGTGGGGCTCAGGCGGGGAGCCCACAAACTGGCCTGGCAAGCTCTAGTTCCCTGCAGCTGGGGTGGGGCGTCGCCCTGCATTTTCAGGTGCCTTAACCGACCCATTTCCGCAGAGCCTCCTGTCGCTGAGCCCTGACGTGCCCGTGCCATCCGACCATGGAGGGACTGAGtccagcccaggctggggctCCTCCGGACTCTGGAGCCTGAGCCCCTCCGACTCCAGCCCGTCTGGGGTCACCTCCCGCCTGCCTGGCCGCTCCACCAGCCTAGTGGAGGGCCGCAGCTGTGGCTGGGTGCCCCCACCCCCTGGCTTTGCACCGCTGGCTCCCCGCCTGGGCCCCGAGCTGTCACCCTCACCCACTTCGCCCACTGCGACCTCCACCACCCCCTCGCGCTACAAGACTGAGCTATGTCGGACCTTCTCAGAGAGTGGGCGCTGCCGCTACGGGGCCAAGTGCCAGTTTGCCCATGGCCTGGGCGAGCTGCGCCAGGCCAATCGCCACCCCAAGTACAAGACGGAACTCTGCCACAAGTTCTACCTCCAGGGCCGCTGCCCCTACGGCTCTCGCTGCCACTTCATCCACAACCCCAGCGAAGACCTGGCGGCCCCGGGCCACCCTCCTGTGCTTCGCCAGAGCATCAGTTTCTCCGGCCTGCCCTCTGGCCGCCGgacctcaccaccaccaccaggcctggccggCCCTTCCCTGTCCTCCAGCTCCTTCTCGCCCTCCAGCTCCCCACCACCACCTGGGGACCTTCCACTGTCACCCTCTGCCTTCTCTGCTGCCCCTGGTACCCCGGTGGCTCGAAGAGACCCCACCCCAGTCTGTTGCCCCTCCTGCCGAAGGGCCACTCCTATCAGCGTCTGGGGGCCCTTGGGTGGCCTGGTTCGGACCCCCTCTGTACAGTCCCTGGGATCCGACCCTGATGAATAtgccagcagtggcagcagcctgGGGGGCTCTGACTCCCCCGTCTTCGAGGCAGGAGTTTTTGCACCACCCCAGCCCGTGGCAGCCCCCCGGCGACTGCCCATCTTCAATCGCATCTCTGTTTCTGAGTGACAAAGTGACTGCCCGGTCAGATCAGCTGGATCTCAGCGGGGAGCCACGTCTCTTGCACTGTGGTCTCTGCATGGACCCCAGGGctgtggggacttgggggaaagtaATCAAGTA is part of the Nomascus leucogenys isolate Asia chromosome 17, Asia_NLE_v1, whole genome shotgun sequence genome and encodes:
- the ZFP36 gene encoding mRNA decay activator protein ZFP36, with amino-acid sequence MANRYTMDLTAIYESLLSLSPDVPVPSDHGGTESSPGWGSSGLWSLSPSDSSPSGVTSRLPGRSTSLVEGRSCGWVPPPPGFAPLAPRLGPELSPSPTSPTATSTTPSRYKTELCRTFSESGRCRYGAKCQFAHGLGELRQANRHPKYKTELCHKFYLQGRCPYGSRCHFIHNPSEDLAAPGHPPVLRQSISFSGLPSGRRTSPPPPGLAGPSLSSSSFSPSSSPPPPGDLPLSPSAFSAAPGTPVARRDPTPVCCPSCRRATPISVWGPLGGLVRTPSVQSLGSDPDEYASSGSSLGGSDSPVFEAGVFAPPQPVAAPRRLPIFNRISVSE